Below is a window of Vicinamibacterales bacterium DNA.
GCGCCACCGGCAGCCAATCGTCGAAGTACGCGGTGCGCGCGCGATCGAGGACGTCCTGCATCGCGTACGCCGCCACGTCCCTCGCGAGCAGGGCGGGCAGCTGGTGCTTCGCCAGCACCGCCGCGGTGCGCAGCATCACGTCCGGAAACTGCGTGCCGAGCTGCCCGGTCGACGGCCGTCCGGCGTAGTCCTCCCACGGCACCGCCCCCGGCCACCGCACGCACAGACAGCCGTCGAGCGGGAACGATGATGCGCCCCAGGCGTCCGCGCCGGCTCCCGCGCCGAGGCGCAGCTGCTCCAGCAGCGTGAACGCACCGGCGACGCGCTGCGGGTCGCTGGTCAGCAGCCATGCGATGGCGTTCCGCCGCCAGCCGGACAGCGCCGCGTCCTGCGCGATCCGTTCGAGATCGTCAGGCGCGCCCGGCAGCCGCCCGATCCGCTCGCCCCCGCGCGCGAGCGCCGCCGCGATTGCGTCGCGGTCGGCATCGGTGAGCCGCTGCGGCTCGATCAATGCGATCGTCGCCGCCAGCGTCCGCCGATCGCTCGCGCTGACCTGCGACGGCGACGGCATCTCCGTCGTATCGAGGCGGCGCAGCGCGAGCGGCGCCAGCGCGAGATCGAGCCGCAGCAGCGATCCGGCGAGATGCCAGCCGTCCGCGCCGAACACTTCGCTGGCCAGACGCCACGGGGTCGGCAAGCCGCCGTCGCCGGCGATGCTGCCGCTGAAGCGGTGGCGCCGCCAGACTGCACCGGCGTTCACCGGCGCCCCGTCCGCGTCGCCGAGCGCGCAGGCGTATACCAACGCGGACAGGCTGGCGGCCAGCGGCTGCGCATCTCCTTTCCGCGCCCGCGCGAGCGCCGCGTCGAGCGGTATCTCCCCCTGGCGCCGCCGGATGCGCGTGAGCCGCCGCAATTCCGCCGGGGCGACGTCGGCGACGTACTCCGCGTCCTCCCACCTGACCGCGATCGGCGGCACGCCGGCGCGGCCGGCGAGTCCTGCGAGAACGTCGCGCTCCGCATCGCGGACGTTGCCGGCGGCGTCGCCGGCGGCCCGCCGCAGCGCTGGGACGAGCGCGTCGCCGACCCACGCTGCCATCGCACCGCGGCGGTCGCGCTGCGCAGCCGCCTGGACCAGCGATCGTCCGAGCGTCCGCGCCTCGCGGTCGTCGATCGTTCGCGACCGCCGCGCCTGGTCCACGATCGCCAGCGACGACTGAAACACCGTCATCGCCACTGTGTCGCCGTCCAGCGCGCCGGCCGATCGAGCCGCCGCGGCGTAGGCGGCGGGTTCCCGTTCGCCGAACGTCTCGAGGACTCTCATCAACATCGGGAACCTGGAGTGCTCACGCAGCACGACCGCGAGATCCTCGCTGGCCGCCGGCGTGCTCCCGAACGTCTGCTGCGCGAACCGGATGGCTTCGAGCCGGCGCCGCGCGCTTCCCGGCGCGCCGCCGAACACGTGCCGCGCCAGCCACGCCGCGTCGACCGGGCCGCGGCCGCCTGAGCCCTGGCCGAACACGCTCGACCACAGCGCGCCGGACGCCGGCGGGCGTGCGGCGCCGCGCTCGTCGACCGCGATCGTTCGCAGGAGAAGCAGCAGATCGACGTCCGGGCGCACGAACGGCCGTTCGCTGCTCCACGCCGCTCCGGGAGCGTTCGAGGCGTCGAGCACGGCGGTCGCGAGTTCCACCCGCCGCGGCTCGCCGCGCCGGCCGATCGCAAAGGCCTGGCGCGCCGGATCCAGCCGCACGATGGTGTGGTAGAACGCCGCCAGGGCGCCGCCGTCGGCCGAGAACAGGCGGCTGATGAATGCCGCGGACTGCGCCGGATCCGCGCCGACGATTCCGCGCCACACCTCGCGCGCATCGTCACCAGGCGTTTCGATCGCGCCGCTGCGTATTCGAATCGATCCGGCGAACACCGCCGCGGCTCCGGCGTTCGCCGCGAGCGATCGAACGACGGCCGGATGCTTCTCGATCCAGGCGAGCGTCTCGCGGTCGACGCCGAGCAGCCCGTGGTACAGAAGCGCGGTGGTGCGGCGCGAGAAGATCCGCGCCGCGAGTTCTTCGTCGCGGACGTCCCCGCCGAGGATGTGGTCGCGCCAGAGCTGCGGCGAGAGCGGCAGCGGAACCAGGTCGCCCGCGCCGCGCCGGGACAGCGCTTGCGTGAGCTTCGCGCGCGCGGCCGTTTCCGGCGGGCTCGCCTGATCGGGCGAGGCAAAGGCGAGGCGAACGATGTCGACCGGGAGCGTCGATGGGTCGACACGCTGGATGCCGAGGGCGGCGGCCAGCTCCGCCGCGGGCAGCGGCAGGCGCATACTGCCGATCGGCGACTCGCCGCCGAAGGCGCCCGGCGCCACGCAACACACGACCAGCGTGGCGAGTGCGAGGGGCCGCGGCATGAGGCCGCTATTCTATGCGCGCGCGGTTCGCGGGGCGGACTTCAGGACCTCGCGGGCGGCGTTGCGTCCGGGCGCGCCGGTGAGGCCGCCGCCCGGATGCGTCCCCGATCCGCAGAGGAACAGGCCGTCGATCGGCGTGCGGTAACTGGCCCAGCCGAGCGTCGGCCGCATCGTGAAGAGTTGATCGAGCGCCAGCTCGCCGTGATGAATGTGCCCGCCCGTGAGGCCAAATTCCTGCTCGAGCGCGAGCGGTGTGATCACCTGGCGGTGCTCGGCCAGCGACGTCACGCCGGGGGCGTACCGCTCGAGGGTGCTCAGCACGGTGGCGGCGAGCGCGTCCTCGAGCGCCGCCCACGATCCCGAACGCAGTCTGTACGGCGCGTATTGCACGTGCACCGACATGACGTGCCGCCCCGCCGGGGCCATGCTGGGATCGTGAATCGACGGGAACGTGACGTCGAGGAACGGCGCGGTGGACGACTCGCCGTACTTCGACGCATCGAACGCCTTCTCGAGGTAGTCGATGCCCGGCCCGATGTGCACCCGTCCCTGCAGGGTGACGGCGGGATCGCCAGCCAGCCCGGTGAACGCGGGCAGCGCGCGCAAGGCGACGTTGACCTTCGCCACGGTTCCGGGCACGCGATAGTTCCTGATGCGCGTCATGAAGACGGGCTCGAGCTCCACGGGATCGATCAACGTCAGGAACGTTCGCCGGGGATCGGCGCCCGACACGATCGTCTTCGCCGCGATCGTGGTGCCGTCGTCGAGCACGACGGCGGCCGCCGCGCCGTCCTTCACGACGATCTCGCGGACCCCGGCGCCGGTGCGGATTTCGGCGCCGGCCTCACGCGCGGCGTCCGCCATCGCGCGCGTCAGCGCGCCGGGCCCGCCCGCCACCGTGACGCTGCTTCCGCCGGGCGCGCGGTCGAACGCGGCGGCGAGCAGCAGGAGTGCGCCTGTGCCCGCCGACCATGGCCCCATCGCGGCGCCGTGAATGGCCCTGGCGGCGACGACGGCCTGAAGCAGGTCGGTCTCGAACCATTCGGCGACGAGATCCGCGACCGCCATCGGTCCCCAGCGCAGCAGCGAAAACGAATCCTTCCTGCCGAGGGCGCGGAATCGCCGGCCGGCCTTCAGCAGCTCCCACAGCTCCGCCCTGGACGGCGCGTCGATGGACGGCGGCGTCATGTCGAGCAGTCCGCCGAGGAACGCGCCCGCGCGGGACAGCGCGCCGCAGAAGTCGGCGTATCTGGCGGCGTCCTTCGCGGAGAACGGCCGGATCGCTTCGGCGGTGCGGCTGGGGTCGGTCGAGAACACCAACGTCCTGCCGTCGCCCGACGGCGCCACGATCCGGGGATCGGGACGCACGAACCTGACGCCGCGCCGCTCGAGCTGCATGTCGGCGGCGATCGACGGCCGCAGCGGACCGATGGTGTGGGCCAGCGTCGCGGCGCGGTATCCCGGCGCGAACTCTTCGCTCGTCGCGCAGCCGCCGACCACGTGACGCCGCTCGAGGACCAGCGGCCTGCGTCCGCCGCGGGCGAGATAGTACGCGGCAGTGAGGGCGTTGTGACCGGCGCCGATGATGACCGTGTCGTGCGTCATCACTTCCGTCCCGTCTCTTTCAGGATGCGGAGCGCCGCGTTGCGCCCCGGCGCTCCCATGATGCCGCCGCCGGGGTGGGTTGCGGACCCGCACATATAGAGGTTGCGGATCGGCGTCTTGTACTGCGCCCAGCCGGGGGCGGGACGCAGGAAGAAGAGCTGCTCGAGCGTCAGCTCTCCCTGGAAGATGTTGCCTTCGGACAAGCCGAAGTCGCGCTCGATGTCGAGCGGCGTCAGGACCTGGCGGTGCAGGATGATGTCCTTGATGTTGGGCGCGTACTCGGCGATCGTGTCGATCACCGTGTCGCCGAAGGCCTCGCGATGCGCGTCCCAGCCGCCCTCTTCCTTCAGGTGGTACGGCGCGTACTGCACGAAGCACGACATCACGTGTTTGCCCGGCGGCGCGACGGACGGGTCGGTGAGACTCGGGATCACCATGTCGATGTACGGCCGCCGCGAGTACCGCCCGTACTTCGCCTCGTCGTAGGCGCGCTCCATGTAGTCGACGCTCGGCGAGATCGAGACGGCGCCGCGCAGGTGCGGGCCCGGCCCGGGCATGCTCGTAAAGTCGGGCAGCGCGTCGAGCGAGAGGTTCACTTTTCCCGATGAACCGCGGAACTTGTAGCGGCGCACGTCCTCGACGAACTCCGCCGGCAGGTGCTCCTCCCCCACCATCCTGGAGAACGTCTGCCGCGGATCGAGACTCGACGAGACCACGTTGGCGGTGAAGTAGTCGCCGTTTTCCAGCACGACGCCGACCGCCGCGCCGTCCTTGACGAGAATCTTCGAGACCGGCGTTTCGGCGCGAATCTCGGCCCCTGCCTCGCGGGCGGCGGAGGCGATCGCATTCGAGATCGCGCCGGTGCCGCCGCGCGACAAGCCCCAGGAGCGGAAGGCGCCGTCGATCTCTCCCATGTAGTGGTGGAGCAGCACGTACGCGGTACCCGGCGAGCGCACGCCGAGGAACGTGCCGATGATCCCCGACGCCGACATCGTCGCCTTGAGCACGTCGGTCTCGAACCACTGATCGAGAAAGTCGACCGCGCTCATCGTCATGAGCTGGACCTGGTTGTACTTGTCCTGATCGGAGAGCGACTGGAAGCGCCTGCCGAGCGACAGGAGATCCATCAGCCCGCGCGGGTCGAGCGACGTCGGATCCGGCGGGGTCATGTTGAGGATCGGCTTGACGAACCGTCCCATCTCGACCATCGCCTTGCCGTATTCCTCGTATGCCTCGGCGTCGAGTTTCGAGTGGCGCGCGACCTCGCGGCGGGTCCTGGCGTGGTCGTTCACGCGCCACAGGTAGTTGCCCCCCGGCATCGGCGTGAAGGTGCCGTCGAGCGGCAGGATCTCCAGCCCGTGTCGCGGCAGGTCCAGATCGCGAATGATCTCGGGGCGCAGCAGCGAGACGACGTAGGAGCAGACCGAGTACCTGAAGCCCGGGTGGATCTCTTCGGTGACGGCGGCGCCGCCGAGCACGTGCCGCCGCTCGAGCACGAGGACCTTGCGCCCGGCGCGCGCGAGATAGGCCGCGTTGACCAGTCCGTTGTGTCCGCCGCCGATCACGATGACGTCGTAGGTGGTGCTCATGCGATCGATGTCCGAGGTTCGATGTCCGAGGTTCGAGGTTCGAGATCCGAGGTTCGAGGTTCGGAAGGCGCAGAGCGGTTAGCGGGACTACGACAACCCGGCAGACCGGGTCTGGTTGCCCAGGAGCAGCGCGAGGAGACGAGCGGCCGGCCGCACAGCGGCATACTATCCGATTGCGGCGGCGGCGGCGAGGGTGCGCGCTCGGTCGGCGGGTGTCGCTCCGGTGGCCGGACTACAATGCGGGCATGCCGATCGGAACACCCGTTCACGAGCGCACACTCGCCCTCTGCGAAAGCCTGAACTATCGCGAGTGGTCCGGTTATTACACGGTCAGCGCCTACGAGAGCCATCACGAGCACGAGTACAACGCCATCCGCAACGCGGCGGCGCTGATCGACGTCTCGCCGCTGTTCAAGTACATGATCACGGGGCGCGACGCGGCGAAGCTGGTCGATCGGCTGATCACGCGCGACGTCGCCAGGATGGCGGTCGGTCAGGTGTATTACACGCCGTGGTGCGACGAGCACGGCAAGGTGATTGACGACGGCACGGTGTCGCGGCTGGCGGAGCAGACGTTCCGCTGGACCGCCGCCGACCCGAGCCTGCGCTGGTTCACGCTGAACGCGGCCGGCATGGACGTGCGCATCGACGATATCTCCGAGGAAGTCGCGGCGCTCGCCCTGCAGGGTCCGACGTCGGCGCGCCTGCTGCGCGCGGTGGCGAACGCGGACATCGACAGGCTCAAGTACTTCCGCGTCACCAGCGGCACGATCGCGGGAGTCGACGTCGACATCTCGCGCACGGGCTACACGGGCGATCTCGGGTACGAGATCTGGATGCCGGCGAACCGCGCGATAGCGGTGTTCGACGCGCTGATGGAGGGCGGACGGCCGTTCGACATCAAACCCGCGGGGATGCTGGCGCTCGACGTCGCGCGCATAGAAGCCGGGCTGCTGCTGATCGAAGTGGATTTCTTCAGCAGCCGCAAGGCGATGATCGCGTC
It encodes the following:
- a CDS encoding NAD(P)/FAD-dependent oxidoreductase — translated: MTHDTVIIGAGHNALTAAYYLARGGRRPLVLERRHVVGGCATSEEFAPGYRAATLAHTIGPLRPSIAADMQLERRGVRFVRPDPRIVAPSGDGRTLVFSTDPSRTAEAIRPFSAKDAARYADFCGALSRAGAFLGGLLDMTPPSIDAPSRAELWELLKAGRRFRALGRKDSFSLLRWGPMAVADLVAEWFETDLLQAVVAARAIHGAAMGPWSAGTGALLLLAAAFDRAPGGSSVTVAGGPGALTRAMADAAREAGAEIRTGAGVREIVVKDGAAAAVVLDDGTTIAAKTIVSGADPRRTFLTLIDPVELEPVFMTRIRNYRVPGTVAKVNVALRALPAFTGLAGDPAVTLQGRVHIGPGIDYLEKAFDASKYGESSTAPFLDVTFPSIHDPSMAPAGRHVMSVHVQYAPYRLRSGSWAALEDALAATVLSTLERYAPGVTSLAEHRQVITPLALEQEFGLTGGHIHHGELALDQLFTMRPTLGWASYRTPIDGLFLCGSGTHPGGGLTGAPGRNAAREVLKSAPRTARA
- a CDS encoding NAD(P)/FAD-dependent oxidoreductase, with translation MSTTYDVIVIGGGHNGLVNAAYLARAGRKVLVLERRHVLGGAAVTEEIHPGFRYSVCSYVVSLLRPEIIRDLDLPRHGLEILPLDGTFTPMPGGNYLWRVNDHARTRREVARHSKLDAEAYEEYGKAMVEMGRFVKPILNMTPPDPTSLDPRGLMDLLSLGRRFQSLSDQDKYNQVQLMTMSAVDFLDQWFETDVLKATMSASGIIGTFLGVRSPGTAYVLLHHYMGEIDGAFRSWGLSRGGTGAISNAIASAAREAGAEIRAETPVSKILVKDGAAVGVVLENGDYFTANVVSSSLDPRQTFSRMVGEEHLPAEFVEDVRRYKFRGSSGKVNLSLDALPDFTSMPGPGPHLRGAVSISPSVDYMERAYDEAKYGRYSRRPYIDMVIPSLTDPSVAPPGKHVMSCFVQYAPYHLKEEGGWDAHREAFGDTVIDTIAEYAPNIKDIILHRQVLTPLDIERDFGLSEGNIFQGELTLEQLFFLRPAPGWAQYKTPIRNLYMCGSATHPGGGIMGAPGRNAALRILKETGRK
- a CDS encoding aminomethyltransferase family protein, which encodes MPIGTPVHERTLALCESLNYREWSGYYTVSAYESHHEHEYNAIRNAAALIDVSPLFKYMITGRDAAKLVDRLITRDVARMAVGQVYYTPWCDEHGKVIDDGTVSRLAEQTFRWTAADPSLRWFTLNAAGMDVRIDDISEEVAALALQGPTSARLLRAVANADIDRLKYFRVTSGTIAGVDVDISRTGYTGDLGYEIWMPANRAIAVFDALMEGGRPFDIKPAGMLALDVARIEAGLLLIEVDFFSSRKAMIASQAYSPFELGMGKLVSLDKGRFIGQRALRDEHRRGADRQVVGLEIDWNEVEKLYDAAGLAPAVAATASRAAVPVYRNGRQVGKATSTTWSPTLKRMIALATVDRPHHAPGTELQFEITVEAVRHRVTAKVVKTPFFNPARKTATPPA